The following proteins are encoded in a genomic region of Bernardetia sp. MNP-M8:
- a CDS encoding Rieske 2Fe-2S domain-containing protein, translated as MLSEKTKLVFSQILLITYTLTKLFDSEQEAKQKIALGTSILLTVSDANNEDEKICLSHTKDGFFAVQNNCSHAGADLHKGFINEQNEIVCPLHSYCFNLKTGNSTRGNAPSLKTYRLEWKNDEVTNQKVLFIDV; from the coding sequence ATGCTATCGGAAAAAACTAAATTAGTATTTTCACAAATTCTTTTAATTACTTATACCTTGACAAAATTATTTGATTCAGAACAGGAGGCTAAACAAAAAATTGCATTAGGAACCTCAATTTTGCTGACAGTTTCTGATGCAAATAATGAAGACGAGAAAATCTGTCTTTCTCATACCAAAGACGGATTTTTTGCTGTACAAAATAACTGTTCTCATGCAGGAGCAGACCTACACAAAGGTTTTATAAACGAGCAAAATGAAATAGTTTGTCCTCTTCATAGTTATTGTTTTAACCTTAAAACAGGAAATTCTACTCGTGGAAATGCTCCTTCCTTAAAAACATACAGATTAGAATGGAAAAATGATGAAGTTACAAATCAAAAAGTTTTATTTATTGATGTATAA
- a CDS encoding class I SAM-dependent methyltransferase, protein MIHTSSMTKKFNQTPLQITKGRFKEIFCFNTEFEEENIDHSVVESFGEEWKKFASFEDKEIDKLGKMYFDIIDENIVNKNTYGIDIGCGTGRWTKYLLDKIGFMEAIDPSEAIYTADKLIAEKENVRFSRASTDNIPFDDETFDFGMSIGVLHHIPDTQKAMSNCVKKIKKGGYFYVYLYYNLEDKSSFFKLILSIVSVIRKVVSSLPSTLKKFVCDLIAIFVYMPTILLGRFFKFLGLKKLALSLPLSFYQNQSFFVVRNDALDRFGTSLEQRFSRSEITEMMQKAGLSEIVISPNEPYYHAIGKN, encoded by the coding sequence ATGATACATACTAGTAGCATGACAAAAAAATTCAATCAAACTCCTCTACAAATAACAAAGGGTAGATTTAAAGAAATTTTTTGCTTCAATACTGAATTTGAAGAAGAAAATATAGACCATTCAGTAGTGGAATCTTTTGGAGAAGAATGGAAAAAATTTGCTTCTTTTGAGGATAAAGAAATTGATAAGTTAGGCAAAATGTATTTTGATATAATTGATGAGAATATAGTCAATAAAAATACTTATGGAATTGATATAGGGTGTGGTACTGGAAGATGGACAAAATATTTATTAGACAAAATAGGGTTTATGGAAGCTATAGATCCTAGTGAAGCTATTTATACTGCTGATAAGCTAATTGCAGAAAAAGAAAATGTACGGTTTTCTAGAGCTTCTACAGATAATATTCCATTTGATGACGAGACATTTGATTTTGGTATGAGTATAGGTGTATTACACCATATTCCTGATACACAGAAAGCTATGAGCAATTGCGTCAAAAAAATCAAAAAAGGAGGTTATTTTTATGTCTATCTCTATTATAATTTAGAAGATAAGTCTTCTTTTTTTAAACTGATTCTATCTATTGTATCTGTCATTCGCAAAGTTGTAAGTAGCTTACCTTCTACATTGAAAAAGTTTGTTTGTGACTTAATAGCTATCTTTGTTTATATGCCTACAATTTTGTTAGGACGATTCTTTAAGTTCTTGGGTTTGAAGAAACTTGCTCTTAGTTTACCTTTAAGTTTTTATCAAAATCAATCTTTCTTTGTAGTTCGTAATGATGCCTTAGATAGATTTGGTACTTCACTTGAACAACGATTCTCTAGAAGTGAGATTACTGAAATGATGCAAAAAGCAGGATTAAGTGAGATTGTTATATCTCCAAATGAACCTTATTATCATGCTATCGGAAAAAACTAA
- a CDS encoding DUF4920 domain-containing protein, with protein MKITFKLLLILFCFVSLSACNTDNKEKNTTEVNSMSETDTDNKEEKYGAEITLENAIAVSEIPALLDKQDSAELKVIGKIGECCQKKGCWMKVPISDNQEMFVRFKDYGFFVPMDSEGKEIVMEGKVKKEVISVAQLRHYAEDAGKTKEEIEKITEDEVKISFMATGVIIKG; from the coding sequence ATGAAAATCACTTTCAAACTCCTTTTAATTTTATTTTGTTTTGTATCTCTATCTGCTTGCAATACTGATAACAAAGAAAAAAACACAACTGAAGTAAACTCTATGTCAGAAACTGATACTGATAATAAAGAAGAAAAATATGGTGCAGAAATAACACTAGAAAATGCTATTGCTGTAAGTGAAATTCCTGCTCTATTAGACAAACAAGATTCTGCTGAACTAAAAGTCATTGGAAAAATAGGCGAATGTTGCCAGAAAAAAGGCTGTTGGATGAAAGTTCCTATTTCAGATAATCAAGAAATGTTTGTCCGTTTTAAAGATTATGGCTTTTTTGTTCCTATGGATTCAGAAGGAAAAGAAATTGTGATGGAAGGAAAAGTAAAAAAAGAAGTCATTTCTGTAGCACAACTTCGTCATTATGCAGAAGATGCGGGAAAAACGAAAGAAGAAATTGAAAAAATTACAGAAGATGAAGTCAAAATTTCTTTTATGGCAACAGGAGTAATTATTAAAGGCTAA
- a CDS encoding carotenoid biosynthesis protein, with amino-acid sequence MKSKTIFLFESIRFFVQDNINFFNGLILVMYFAGLLGLWFEPTRELFELATPFNLVTSIVLLFLAQRKYSPSFWIFVSITFLVGFFIEVIGVKTEAIFGTYNYGKTLGFKVLEVPLLIGVNWIMITFIVNYFVSTYLIFYIFTSKVTLFFKSVFSAALMVMLDYLIEPVAIKHDFWSWQGDVIPLQNYIGWFLVALPLCMLFQYSRFEKINKFAYFLLLAQLLFFGGYNVLMRLFEH; translated from the coding sequence ATGAAATCTAAAACCATTTTTTTATTCGAATCAATTCGTTTTTTTGTTCAAGATAATATCAATTTCTTTAATGGATTAATATTGGTTATGTATTTTGCAGGACTTTTAGGACTTTGGTTTGAACCTACTCGTGAGCTTTTTGAACTGGCTACACCCTTCAATTTGGTTACAAGTATTGTACTTCTTTTCTTGGCACAACGTAAATACTCACCTTCTTTTTGGATTTTTGTGAGTATTACTTTTTTAGTAGGTTTTTTTATTGAAGTAATTGGTGTGAAAACAGAAGCTATTTTTGGAACATACAATTATGGCAAAACACTTGGCTTTAAAGTGTTAGAAGTGCCTCTCTTGATAGGAGTAAACTGGATAATGATTACTTTCATTGTTAATTATTTTGTTTCTACATACCTTATTTTTTATATTTTTACTTCCAAGGTAACACTATTTTTTAAATCTGTTTTTAGTGCTGCTTTGATGGTAATGTTGGATTATTTAATAGAACCTGTTGCTATAAAACATGATTTTTGGAGTTGGCAGGGAGATGTTATTCCTCTTCAAAATTATATCGGATGGTTTTTGGTGGCTCTGCCATTGTGTATGCTTTTTCAGTATTCTAGGTTTGAGAAAATAAATAAATTTGCTTATTTCTTATTACTGGCTCAATTACTTTTTTTTGGTGGTTATAATGTCTTAATGCGTCTTTTCGAACACTAA
- a CDS encoding mercuric reductase, protein MKKYDAIIIGTGQAGVPLAAKLEKEGKKVAIIEKNKIGGTCVNDGCTPTKSYVASARRAFVAKNSEGFGIEIKDVKVNLKKIKKRKDKIVSDSHDNIQGLFDKLEKLDYYKGEGTFLDENTIEIKTKDGKTQKIEGKQIFINVGAKTIIPKEYQDLDYLTNTSILELDETPKHLIVIGAGYIGLEFSQMFSRFGSKVTILEQNERFLHKEDKDVADEIKKVLGKESITIHTNAKNIKVNQERKEKEQEKTKISFEKDGKKHSINGSHILISVGRKPNTKTLNLEKIGIKTDKRGYVKVNQHFQTNKKHIFALGDCNGEGAFTHTAYNDFEIVSDFLFGEKKRKLSDRIQCYSMFIDPPLSRVGINEEQAKEKMKEDKSLKIVQAFRKMERVARATEKGETDGMMKILIDEKTEKILGATFFGISADETIHAVIDMMYAKKSYKTIRDAVHIHPTVSELIPTMLGNLKELK, encoded by the coding sequence ATGAAAAAATACGACGCAATCATTATTGGTACAGGACAAGCAGGCGTTCCACTCGCTGCAAAATTAGAAAAAGAAGGAAAAAAAGTAGCGATTATTGAAAAAAATAAAATTGGAGGCACGTGTGTAAATGATGGTTGTACACCTACTAAATCGTATGTAGCTAGTGCTAGAAGGGCTTTTGTAGCCAAAAATAGTGAAGGTTTTGGAATAGAAATAAAAGATGTAAAAGTAAATCTCAAAAAAATAAAGAAACGAAAAGATAAAATCGTTTCAGATTCTCATGATAATATTCAAGGTCTTTTTGATAAATTAGAAAAACTGGATTATTATAAAGGAGAAGGCACTTTTTTAGATGAAAATACGATTGAAATAAAAACAAAAGATGGAAAGACGCAGAAAATAGAAGGTAAGCAAATTTTTATTAATGTAGGTGCAAAAACTATTATTCCAAAAGAATATCAAGATTTAGATTATTTGACTAACACAAGTATTTTAGAACTTGATGAAACACCAAAACACTTAATTGTGATTGGTGCAGGTTATATTGGTTTAGAGTTTAGTCAAATGTTCTCTCGTTTTGGAAGTAAAGTAACTATTTTAGAACAAAACGAACGCTTTTTACACAAAGAAGACAAAGATGTAGCTGATGAAATAAAAAAAGTATTGGGAAAAGAATCAATAACAATTCATACCAACGCAAAAAATATAAAAGTAAATCAAGAAAGAAAAGAGAAAGAACAAGAAAAAACTAAAATTTCGTTTGAAAAAGATGGAAAAAAACATTCTATAAATGGTTCTCATATTCTGATTTCGGTAGGCAGAAAGCCAAATACTAAAACTCTAAACTTAGAAAAAATAGGTATAAAAACTGATAAGAGAGGATATGTAAAAGTAAATCAGCATTTTCAAACCAACAAAAAACATATTTTTGCTTTAGGAGATTGCAATGGTGAAGGAGCTTTTACACACACAGCTTATAATGATTTTGAAATTGTAAGTGATTTTCTTTTTGGAGAGAAAAAACGAAAATTATCGGATAGAATTCAATGTTATTCTATGTTTATTGACCCACCACTTTCAAGAGTAGGAATAAATGAAGAACAAGCAAAAGAAAAAATGAAAGAAGATAAATCGCTGAAAATTGTACAGGCTTTTCGTAAGATGGAAAGGGTTGCTCGTGCTACCGAAAAAGGTGAAACAGATGGAATGATGAAGATTTTGATAGATGAAAAAACAGAAAAAATATTGGGTGCAACATTTTTCGGAATTTCAGCAGATGAAACTATTCATGCAGTTATTGATATGATGTATGCTAAAAAATCCTATAAAACTATTCGTGATGCTGTTCATATTCATCCAACAGTTAGCGAACTTATTCCTACAATGCTTGGGAATTTGAAAGAATTGAAATAA
- a CDS encoding AraC family transcriptional regulator yields MENSLKSSLFIPKQQALTSYNNLQTLVENRSSFNLPNFELNLFETHQKSEKVSLIFDTLTVTAMIRGKKVMQSFENINHYKEIKNTKTEFDYLPGESVIVPANEEMIIDFPEANEKNPTQCLAIAIDNEKIKSTLETLNNQFPKLETPQNKNGNWTLENPDYHLKNNAELKNVIDRITHISLGKSEAKNLLADLALQELLIRIMQTQARNLIFEEYKKYSSQNRFAFVIEYVETHLEEQITVEKLSKLACMSESNFYKAFKREFGITPVEYILKQRISLAKKLLTNMKLSITDVCYKAGFNSLSYFSVLFKKYADQSPSEFRKSIFGD; encoded by the coding sequence ATGGAAAATTCCTTAAAATCATCTTTATTTATTCCAAAACAGCAGGCTCTTACTTCTTATAATAATCTTCAAACGCTTGTCGAAAATCGTTCAAGTTTTAATCTTCCCAACTTTGAACTCAATCTTTTTGAAACGCATCAAAAAAGCGAAAAAGTAAGTCTAATTTTTGATACTTTGACAGTAACTGCAATGATTCGTGGAAAAAAAGTAATGCAATCTTTTGAAAATATTAATCATTATAAAGAAATAAAAAATACCAAAACAGAATTTGATTATTTACCTGGAGAAAGTGTGATTGTTCCTGCAAATGAAGAAATGATAATTGATTTTCCAGAAGCAAACGAAAAAAATCCTACTCAGTGTTTGGCAATTGCAATTGATAATGAAAAAATAAAATCTACTTTAGAAACTCTTAATAATCAGTTTCCAAAACTAGAAACACCACAAAATAAAAACGGAAATTGGACACTAGAAAATCCAGATTATCATTTAAAAAATAATGCAGAATTAAAGAATGTCATTGATAGAATTACGCATATTTCACTAGGAAAAAGTGAAGCTAAAAATTTATTGGCTGACCTTGCCTTACAAGAACTTTTAATCCGAATTATGCAAACACAAGCACGTAATTTGATTTTTGAAGAATACAAAAAATACAGTTCTCAAAATCGTTTTGCTTTTGTGATAGAATATGTAGAAACACATTTGGAAGAACAAATAACAGTAGAAAAATTGAGTAAACTAGCTTGTATGAGCGAATCTAATTTTTATAAAGCCTTCAAACGAGAATTTGGAATTACGCCTGTAGAATACATTTTGAAACAGAGAATTAGCCTTGCAAAAAAATTATTAACCAATATGAAATTGAGTATAACTGATGTTTGTTACAAAGCTGGTTTTAATAGTTTGAGCTATTTTAGTGTTTTATTTAAAAAATATGCAGACCAATCGCCTAGTGAGTTTAGAAAATCTATTTTTGGAGATTAA